In the Hylaeus volcanicus isolate JK05 chromosome 1, UHH_iyHylVolc1.0_haploid, whole genome shotgun sequence genome, one interval contains:
- the LOC128876682 gene encoding laminin subunit alpha-1-like isoform X3, translating to MTGFWGLATGAGCAPCECDPIGSHNSSCHDDTGQCYCKPGIGGTRCETCLPGYYGFSSNGCQVCDPCVRPGHICDPDTGRCVCPIMTFGEHCDRCRPGSWDLVPGIGCRACDCTLGSTRPQCDHQGQCPCRIGYDGLRCEKCAKGYYGYPRCRPCSCNFAGTLQCNDEVCDCNEEGQCPCKEHVFGRQCNKCKEGTFGLAVDNPKGCTECFCFGRTASCQQADLSWGHRRLARPRILYVNDTSNDIIVSKFRSQIFLSSINGGLNVTNGLSTIPDIEGDVTIPSNLYYNYPLYWMLPEPFLGDKVVSYGGFLRFKTWTEGGIPLRSTMQYPVVQLQGNKIVLEYYLPLPMTNNRYDIRFHESLWQLQNRPDYKVTREVLMVALQNVQHILVKASDNAEFTKTTLLEASIDAAVLTPTHTPSFATSIEICKCPPEYNSTSCQDPSIGYYRWYKNTTVTSTIIIDLVGQAKRCQCNGRSEVCDRETGYCLNCRGNSAGPQCDACADSFYGDPEFGGCKPCPCPRTDKRFSNTCMVRADAEPICVCKPGYTGRTCERCSYGYYGFPNLPDGKCVPCNCNPAGSLNDECDTETGQCKCRAGSTGRDCSQCTAYRHVYINNVCTSCNDNCTGVLLDTVALLSQELADGTSHIADGYIPPPWKALSYIDSNVTTFFEEIDRQNKLKQRMENIPWHEYKKLLKHAEMLLRTANEQAKQADTLQSKSNDLKNNLFSAKIEVDNLRKHIDETILRLNQYSNDNKRIEIKKALKMAKMILNSLKAVNLTTKTMEIESFLEDIGEYTDWLKSLYDATEPFAIAHDDAEEYSVKLTDMRNVIEDAMDTLFDYDSLYNNINQTFVESKNDCNEINALWKEVNESIITGKKMTDETQGFVVDIQNNVQDLPELQNKLNYWFDKLSMKEELLYRLNYEYNDKYVVPAVQHAKNLSNYVDQYVSLFSETRSIAASPLKASQAYKNIVDNINAANVTAMAAKDITEDIYNKTFPNGPKSKSLLDNAEEISMASSKQMDSAKKHRKLVENANDELDIQKKAVTTLKNTLNYTGIRDNKINMELQNLQDDSKKLREGIQNVLEDNEEVLESMQETQKLINDYTEGIADRLKPKMYELKEEGDSKISLASEKLTEALSKIKEADAKLISLSNAAIKRKNVFDKWNDTLATKLQNLKDKIAEARNTADGIRVSMKSADGKECIRSYKLSTLQPTSTNTIVMTFALPKGKEEGSLFYLPSSINDDFIALEIVNRRVRFVWNVGGDTGFLTHSEVIESGNIRDDRFWYRIEAERIRHVGKLLVRKQSSTIGRKIETLTNKTESKYSRFDITTSDRVWIGGIPKDLSQRRRIELISTSGLPGCVHRVILDGKSIGLWNFITTAPDMACIACVEGLEDARDDTTYSFNGEGYAVRNRVSSGPYNKYIFGVSMNFRTYDENALLFLAFNPLNNQHIMIFLREGKVIFRVGYGGNVSIEMFSKQKHNNGNWTKVNAFRQYHLDKNIEQCTLRVGEKDDTTFGAPTPQPKKEDFPDLAQAKYYIGGVPPSFRAEKLMLPSQVSFLGCMSNIVIQEGYDPMAEQYYGVEPSCGNKALKIVGFYGNGYLEHSSFTLKKLNSTVSFSFRTMQTEAVLLLSTFEGQEERINRNSFYSVCVINGQVQVRMNAGRGELVLQSNVTFNDGRYHSVTIIKSKRNVELWIDDALQNKGVLASRSAIKAPGVYGGLFFGGLPELINNTKMIATTTPLYGAIKDAIFDDEKNVTIIRFDEVINFEHALIGRPGPSMGKDPPTYTPSASLSTQPEGCLKVPYYSLEPGALKFGDKPNSHTQLYLNIKKFWEKKYAIEFDFRTYYPNGLLFITPGMRPKYYLMIVVQDGQLLLLVKTRKKRESRKEILFKTPFNDGNWHHVVISHDRRKLTLLVDSQTPSTIKVPKNIGLAPMMYIGGLPESGTLIPEQVVVKLETLKGCIRGLRVNGNVYDMVGSTSKAYQVGQCFPNVESGAYFQDEAYAIYKRNFELGAVLELQLEFRTSELSGVLLSITAPGNSPSLSLELNDGKIVMSGDLGYNNPLYVEQRFTSPYTICDNRWHRIQAVYNDEQLALKVDELDQKYGLPISVNYHIMGSTAFGPLYIGGLPASAPKGTLITRDHFNGCIRNVMIGGERRDWTDMDELHNIHLSSCPVQ from the exons ATG aCTGGCTTCTGGGGTTTGGCAACAGGAGCAGGATGTGCTCCTTGCGAATGCGATCCTATAGGATCGCATAACTCTTCTTGCCACGACGATACAGGACAATGTTATTGTAAACCAGGAATCGGTGGTACACGTTGCGAAACCTGTTTGCCTGGATATTATGGATTTTCTTCGAACGGGTGTCAAG TTTGCGACCCATGCGTGCGACCAGGTCATATTTGCGATCCTGACACCGGTCGTTGCGTGTGTCCAATCATGACGTTCGGCGAGCACTGCGACAGATGCAGACCAGGTTCCTGGGACCTGGTACCAGGAATCGGTTGCAGAGCCTGTGACTGCACTCTAGGCTCTACGAGGCCCCAATGCGATCATCAGGGACAGTGTCCCTGCAGAATAGGCTACGATGGGCTTAGGTGTGAAAAATGCGCGAAGGGTTACTACGGTTATCCGAGATGTCGACCTTGTAGCTGTAATTTCGCAGGTACCTTACAATGCAACGACGAGGTCTGCGATTGCAACGAGGAAGGACAATGCCCTTGCAAG gagCATGTATTTGGAAGGCAATGCAACAAGTGCAAAGAAGGTACCTTCGGTCTCGCTGTAGACAATCCAAAGGGATGCACCGAGTGTTTCTGTTTTGGAAGGACAGCTTCTTGTCAGCAGGCTGATCTTAGTTGGGGACATCGTCGGCTGGCACGACCTCGAATACTTTACGTTAACGACACCAGTAACGATATAATA GTTTCCAAGTTTAGgtctcaaatttttttatcgtctATTAATGGTGGTTTGAATGTAACGAATGGCCTCTCAACGATTCCTGACATCGAAGGTGACGTGACAATACCTTCCAActtatattacaattatccACTTTACTGGATGCTGCCCGAACCTTTCCTCGGTGACAAG GTCGTTTCCTACGGAGGATTTCTAAGATTTAAAACTTGGACAGAGGGTGGAATACCTCTAAGGTCAACTATGCAATATCCGGTCGTGCAACTGCAAGGAAACAAGATCGTCTTGGAATACTATTTGCCTTTACCTATGACTAACAATCGTTACGACATCAG ATTTCACGAGTCTTTGTGGCAGCTACAAAACAGGCCGGATTACAAAGTCACGAGAGAAGTTCTTATGGTTGCATTGCAAAACGTGCAGCATATTCTCGTGAAAGCTTCCGATAATGCAGAATTCACGAAAACAAC TTTACTTGAAGCTTCTATAGACGCAGCGGTCCTAACACCTACGCATACACCGTCCTTCGCGACGAGTATTGAGATTTGCAAATGTCCACCAGAATACAATAGTACATCGTGTCAAGATCCAAGTATAGGATACTACAGGTGGTACAAGAACACCACTGTTACGTCGACGATCATTATTGATCTTGTTGGACAAGCGAAACGCTGTCAGTGTAACGGAAGATCCGAGGTCTGCGATAGGGAAACAGGATATTGTTTG AATTGCCGCGGAAATAGCGCAGGTCCGCAATGCGATGCCTGCGCAGATAGTTTCTACGGAGATCCAGAATTCGGTGGTTGCAAACCATGTCCTTGCCCGCGAACGGATAAAAGATTTTCAAACACATGCATGGTCCGTGCCGATGCTGAGCCAATATGTGTTTGTAAACCtg GTTACACTGGCAGAACATGTGAACGGTGTTCTTACGGTTATTATGGATTCCCGAATCTCCCAGATGGTAAATGTGTGCCATGCAATTGCAATCCTGCTGGTAGCCTAAACGATGAATGTGATACGGAAACAGGTCAATGCAAATGCAGAGCTGGCTCCACGGGACGAGATTGCTCTCAATGTACTGCGTATCGACACGTTTATATAAACAACGTTTGCACGT CATGCAATGACAATTGCACCGGTGTATTGCTTGATACCGTGGCGTTATTATCCCAAGAATTAGCAGATGGTACCAGTCACATAGCTGATGGTTACATTCCTCCACCATGGAAAGCTTTATCTTACATTGATTCCAACGTTACCACGTTTTTCGAAGAAATAGACcgtcaaaataaattgaaacaacgAATGGAAAACATCCCCTGGCATGAGTACAAGAAACTTCTGAAACACGCTGAAATGTTGCTTAGAACT GCAAATGAACAAGCAAAACAGGCAGATACTTTACAATCCAAAAGTAACgatttgaagaataatttatttagcgCGAAAATCGAAGTGgacaatttaagaaaacatattGATG AAACAATTTTACGATTGAATCAATACAGCAACGACAACAAAAGAATAGAGATCAAGAAAGCATTGAAAATGGccaaaatgattttaaacagTTTGAAAGCTGTTAATCTAACGACAAAAACGATGGAAATAGAAAGCTTCCTCGA gGACATCGGGGAATACACCGATTGGTTGAAATCATTGTATGATGCAACAGAACCCTTCGCAATTGCTCACGATGATGCGGAAGAATATTCTGTGAAACTAACTGATATGAGAAATGTAATTGAAGACGCCATGGACACATTGTTCGACTATGACAGTTTATACAACAATATCAACCAGACTTTCGTCGAGTCTAAAAATGATTGTAACGAGATTAATGCCCTGTGGAAGGAAGTCAACGAATCAATTATCACGGGCAAAAAGATGACAGACGAAACACAGGGTTTTGTAGttgatattcaaaataatgtaCAG GATCTCCCAGAATTGCAGAATAAATTGAACTATTGGTTTGATAAACTGAGTATGAAAGAAGAATTACTGTACAGattaaattacgaatataatGACAAATATGTAGTGCCAGCGGTTCAGCATGCGAAGAATTTATCAAACTACGTTGATCAATATGTCAG TCTGTTTTCTGAGACAAGGAGCATAGCAGCTAGCCCATTGAAAGCCAGTCAAGCGTACAAGAACATCGTCGATAACATTAACGCAGCAAATGTCACAGCAATGGCAGCTAAAGATATCACCGAGGACATATACAACAAG acaTTTCCCAACGGTCCCAAATCGAAGTCGCTTTTAGACAACGCAGAAGAAATATCAATGGCGTCCTCCAAACAAATGGACAGCGCAAAAAAGCATAGAAAATTGGTGGAAAATGCAAATGACGAACTGGATATTCAAAAGAAAGCTGTGActactttgaaaaatactttgaaTTACACTGGAATCAGAGATAATAAGATCAATATGGAATTGCAAAACTTACAAGACGATAGCAAGAAGT TACGTGAGGGTATTCAAAATGTATTAGAGGATAACGAAGAAGTATTGGAAAGCATGCAGGAAACGCAAAAGCTTATCAATGATTATACTGAAGGAATTGCTGACAGATTGAAACCAAAGATGTACGAACTGAAAGAAGAAGGCGATTCGAAGATTAGTCTAGCTAGTGAAAAAT TGACTGAAGCTCTGAGTAAGATAAAGGAAGCAGATGCAAAATTGATAAGCTTATCGAACgctgctataaaaagaaaaaatgtatttgataaGTGGAATGATACATTGGCTACAAAATTACAGAATCTCAAAGACAAAATCGCCGAGGCTAGAAACACGGCTGACGGG ATTCGCGTTTCAATGAAATCAGCCGATGGGAAAGAATGCATTCGCTCGTACAAACTATCCACGTTGCAGCCGACATCCACAAATACGATAGTGATGACTTTTGCACTTCCGAAAGGCAAGGAAGAGGGTTCCCTGTTTTACCTACCGAGTAGCATAAAC GATGATTTCATTGCGTTGGAGATTGTCAACAGAAGAGTGCGATTTGTTTGGAACGTTGGCGGGGACACAGGATTTCTTACTCATTCTGAAGTCATCGAAAGTGGTAACATTCGGGATGATAGATTCTGGTATCGCATCGAGGCAGAAAG AATCCGCCATGTAGGTAAATTACTGGTACGAAAACAGTCGTCAACaattggaagaaaaattgagaCTTTGACGAATAAGACTGAATCAAAATACAGTCGTTTCGACATTACAACGTCGGATCGCGTGTGGATCGGAGGAATCCCCAAGGATTTGTCTCAACGAAGACGAATAGAATTAATCTCGACAAGCGGACTGCCAGGTTGCGTACACCGGGTTATTCTGGATGGGAAATCTATAGGTCTCTGGAATTTCATTACAACTGCGCCGGATATGGCGTGCATAGCATGCGTGGAAGG GTTGGAAGATGCCAGGGATGACACAACTTACAGTTTCAATGGAGAAGGTTACGCAGTCAGAAACAGAGTATCTTCAGGGccttataacaaatatatattcggCGTCTCAATGAATTTCCGGACCTACGACGAGAATGCTTTGTTATTTTTAGCCTTTAATCCACTTAAT AACCAGCATATCATGATATTTCTGCGAGAAGGAAAAGTGATCTTCCGGGTCGGTTACGGTGGCAATGTCAGTATCGAAATGTTCTCGAAGCAAAAGCACAATAACGGAAATTGGACGAAAGTGAATGCGTTTAGGCAGTATCACCTTGATAAGAACATTGAACAGTGCACATTGAGAGTTGGCGAAAAAGATGACACAACATTCGGTGCCCCTACACCTCAGCCCAAGAAGGAAGACTTTCCTGATCTCGCGCAAGCCAAATATTACATTGGTGGTGTACCACCAAGTTTTAGGGCGGAGAAATTAATGTTGCCATCTCAGGTGTCTTTCCTCGGTTGCATGTCTAATATTGTCATTCAAGAGGGTTATGATCCAATGGCAGAACAGTATTACGGGGTTGAGCCTAGTTGCGGGAATAAA GCACTAAAAATAGTTGGATTCTACGGGAATGGATATTTAGAACATTCATCGTTCACACTGAAGAAACTAAATTCCACGGTGAGCTTTTCTTTCAGAACAATGCAGACAGAAGCGGTACTCCTTCTTTCTACGTTTGAAGGACAAGAGGAGCGAATAAAT AGAAATAGTTTTTACTCTGTATGTGTAATCAACGGACAAGTACAAGTACGGATGAATGCTGGAAGAGGAGAACTCGTTCTACAATCGAATGTCACTTTTAATGATGGAAGATACCACTCcgtaacaattattaaaagtaaaaggaaCGTTGAGTTATGGATAGACGATGCTCTTCAGAATAAAGGTGTATTAGCATCAAGATCCGCCATTAAAGCTCCCGGAGTATACGGAGGATTGTTCTTCGGAGGATTGCCAGAACTTATTAACAATACCAAAATGATCGCTACTACCACTCCTTTATATGGCGCCATCAAGGATGCAATATTTGATGATGA AAAAAATGTTACTATCATTCGATTTGATgaagttattaattttgaacaCGCACTTATTGGCCGTCCTGGACCAAGCATGGGAAAAGATCCTCCAACTTATACACCGTCTGCATCTTTATCCACTCAACCTGAAGGATGTCTGAAAGTGCCGTATTATTCCTTGGAGCCTGGCGCTTTGAAATTCGGGGATAAGCCAAATAGTCACACtcaattgtatttaaatattaaaaaattctgggAGAAGAAATATGCAATAGAATTTGACTTTAGAACGTACTATCCGAACGGCTTGCTATTTATTACTCCT GGCATGAGACCAAAGTATTACCTTATGATTGTTGTACAAGATGGACAGTTGTTACTTTTGGTAAAAACcaggaaaaagagagaaagcaGAAAAGAAATACTGTTCAAGACGCCCTTCAACGATGGCAACTGGCATCATGTTGTGATTAGTCATGATAGAAGGAAACTAACGTTGCTTGTAGATTCGCAAACGCCTAGCACGATTAAAGTGccaaaaaatattggattgGCTCCCATGATGTATATTGGAGGGCTTCCTGAGAGTGGAACACTTATTCCTGAGCAAGTAGTGGTTAAACTGGAGACACTAAAGGGATGTATCAGAGGGTTAAGAGTGAATGGAAACGTGTACGATATGGTTGGCTCCACGAGCAAAGCTTACCAAGTGGGCCAATGCTTTCCGAACGTTGAAAGTGGAGCCTACTTCCAAGATGAGGCGTACGCTATATACA aaagaaatttcgaattaGGTGCAGTGTTGGAACTTCAGTTAGAATTTAGAACATCAGAATTATCAGGAGTATTACTTTCTATAACGGCACCAGGTAATTCGCCTTCGTTATCGTTGGAACTGAACGATGGTAAAATAGTTATGTCAGGCGATTTGGGATACAACAATCCGTTGTATGTAGAACAACGTTTTACTAGTCCATACACGATTTGTGACAATCGGTGGCACAGAATACAAGCGGTCTATAACGATGAACAATTGGCACTAAAAGTTGACGAGTTAGATCAAAAATATGGTCTTCCAATCAGTGTCAATTATCATATAATGGGTTCTACAGCCTTTGGACCTCTGTACATTGGTGGCTTGCCag CCTCTGCTCCCAAAGGAACGTTAATAACGAGGGATCACTTCAACGGATGTATAAGAAACGTAATGATAGGAGGAGAGAGACGCGATTGGACAGACATGGACGAGTTGCATAATATTCACTTGAGCTCCTGCCCAGTACAATGA